The Chryseobacterium nakagawai genome has a segment encoding these proteins:
- the tnpA gene encoding IS200/IS605 family transposase, with translation MPFIKIYVHLVFSTRNRTPHLNTFDLRIKVWKHIKEYATEKGIFLDMINGYSDHCHCLVSLGSHQNIEKIVQLLKGESSYWINKHQLTKDKFSWQDEYFAVSVSETKLDVVRNYIKNQEKHHQKKSFTEEYRELLKNTILMCKLNALFIIKRVKARFYLI, from the coding sequence ATGCCCTTTATCAAAATTTATGTTCACCTTGTTTTCTCAACAAGAAACAGAACGCCCCATCTCAATACATTCGATCTAAGAATAAAAGTGTGGAAGCACATCAAAGAATATGCAACAGAAAAAGGAATTTTCTTAGATATGATCAATGGATATTCAGATCATTGCCATTGCCTGGTTTCCTTAGGATCCCATCAGAATATAGAAAAAATTGTACAATTATTGAAGGGAGAGTCATCTTATTGGATCAATAAACATCAACTTACCAAAGATAAATTTTCCTGGCAGGATGAATACTTTGCTGTTTCTGTTTCTGAAACTAAATTAGATGTTGTAAGGAATTATATTAAGAATCAGGAAAAGCATCATCAGAAAAAGAGTTTCACAGAGGAATATCGGGAATTATTGAAAAATACAATTTTAATGTGTAAATTGAATGCATTATTTATTATTAAACGGGTTAAAGCCCGTTTCTATTTAATCTGA
- the tnpA gene encoding IS200/IS605 family transposase encodes MPFIKVYVHLVFSTRNRTPHLNTFDLRIKVWKHIKEYATEKGIFLDMINGYSDHCHCLVSLGSHQNIEKIVQLLKGESSYWINKHQLTKDKFSWQDEYFAVSVSETKLDVVRNYIKNQEKHHQKKSFTEEYREFIEKYNFNV; translated from the coding sequence ATGCCCTTTATCAAAGTTTATGTTCACCTTGTTTTCTCAACAAGAAACAGAACGCCCCATCTCAATACATTCGATCTAAGAATAAAAGTGTGGAAGCACATCAAAGAATATGCAACAGAAAAAGGCATTTTCTTAGATATGATCAATGGATATTCAGATCATTGCCATTGCCTGGTTTCCTTAGGATCCCATCAGAATATAGAAAAAATTGTACAATTATTGAAGGGAGAGTCATCTTATTGGATCAATAAACATCAACTTACCAAAGATAAATTTTCCTGGCAGGATGAATACTTTGCTGTTTCTGTTTCCGAAACTAAATTAGATGTTGTAAGGAATTATATTAAGAATCAGGAAAAGCATCATCAGAAAAAGAGTTTCACAGAGGAATATCGGGAATTTATTGAAAAATATAATTTTAATGTGTAA
- a CDS encoding L-threonylcarbamoyladenylate synthase: MEPIIEILKSGGTILYPTDTIWGIGCDATNIEAVNKIFDIKKREKNKSMIILVESEKRLQDLVEVPEMAWEIIDLSEKPVTIVYENPKGLPKELLAEDGSIGIRLVKNDFCKKLITKLNKPLVSTSANFSGDKSPLKFSDISPEIISLVDYAVEEDREKVSKYSGSSVIKIWSDNRIKVLRE, translated from the coding sequence ATGGAACCTATTATTGAAATATTAAAATCCGGCGGAACGATTCTATACCCTACTGATACCATTTGGGGAATTGGCTGTGATGCCACCAATATAGAAGCTGTCAACAAAATTTTTGACATCAAAAAACGTGAAAAAAACAAATCCATGATTATTTTGGTTGAGTCTGAAAAGAGGCTTCAGGATTTGGTAGAAGTTCCCGAAATGGCATGGGAAATTATTGATTTAAGTGAAAAACCGGTAACTATTGTTTATGAAAACCCAAAAGGTTTGCCTAAAGAATTGCTTGCGGAAGATGGCAGCATCGGAATAAGATTGGTGAAAAATGATTTTTGTAAAAAACTAATCACCAAGCTGAATAAGCCTTTGGTTTCTACCTCTGCTAATTTCAGTGGTGATAAAAGTCCATTGAAATTCTCTGATATTTCTCCGGAAATCATCAGTCTTGTAGATTATGCTGTAGAAGAAGACAGAGAGAAAGTTTCAAAATACTCAGGATCTTCGGTGATCAAAATATGGAGTGATAACAGGATAAAAGTTCTTAGAGAATAA
- a CDS encoding nuclear transport factor 2 family protein yields MHHQEFAQMWINAWNSHDLESILSHYSDDIEITTPMIAMATGGKESSLKGKEAVRDYWRKALDKFPDLHFDLIHSTAGVNSVALFYRSIMDKHAVEVMFFNEEGKINKMYAHYD; encoded by the coding sequence ATGCATCATCAAGAATTCGCTCAAATGTGGATAAATGCTTGGAACTCTCACGATTTAGAGAGTATACTCTCCCACTATTCTGATGATATTGAGATTACCACCCCCATGATTGCTATGGCTACCGGAGGAAAAGAAAGTTCTTTAAAGGGAAAAGAAGCCGTTCGTGATTACTGGAGAAAGGCGCTGGATAAGTTTCCGGATCTGCATTTTGATCTGATTCATTCCACAGCAGGGGTAAATTCTGTAGCATTATTTTATAGGTCTATCATGGATAAACATGCTGTAGAAGTAATGTTTTTTAATGAAGAAGGAAAAATAAATAAAATGTACGCTCATTATGATTAA
- a CDS encoding CCA tRNA nucleotidyltransferase → MKINLTQNKNLKLFKIISEAAERNNQSVYIVGGYVRDLLMKRKASTDIDFVTEQSGIELAQNVAQDIDPKLKVSVFKTYGTAMIKYKDLELEFVGARKESYTENSRKPEVEGGTLEDDQKRRDFTINAMAISLNKDNFGELIDPFNGIEDLEKEILRTPLEPAQTYSDDPLRMMRAVRFASTLGFTIEENSLEAIKQEAERIKIVSMERIMVEFNKIMVSEKPSVGLKLMEQTGLLKLIIPELIELKGVEEVEGQTHKDNFYHTLEVVDNISVNTDNLWLRWAALLHDIGKAPTKKFVEGTGWTFHGHEFLGSKMVKTLFQRLKLPLGSDMKYVQKMVKLSSRPIALITDDASDSALRRLLFDAGENLEELFTLCKADITTKNSKKQEKFKKNFEYVAVKIKEVEEKDQVRNFQPPITGEEIMEMFNLQPGREIGILKEKVKEAILEGEIANEKEEATKFVITEAEKLGLKMN, encoded by the coding sequence ATGAAAATTAATCTTACTCAAAATAAGAATTTAAAACTTTTTAAAATAATTTCTGAGGCTGCAGAAAGGAATAACCAGTCTGTATATATTGTCGGTGGATATGTTCGTGATCTTCTGATGAAGAGAAAGGCATCTACGGATATAGACTTTGTGACGGAACAGAGTGGTATAGAACTGGCACAGAATGTCGCTCAGGATATCGATCCTAAATTAAAGGTTTCCGTATTCAAAACCTATGGAACCGCTATGATCAAATATAAAGATCTTGAGCTGGAATTTGTAGGTGCCCGAAAGGAAAGCTATACAGAGAACAGCCGAAAACCGGAAGTAGAAGGTGGAACTTTGGAAGACGATCAGAAAAGAAGAGATTTCACCATCAACGCAATGGCTATTTCTTTGAATAAAGATAATTTCGGGGAACTTATAGATCCGTTCAATGGAATTGAAGATCTGGAAAAAGAGATTTTAAGAACTCCTTTGGAACCCGCTCAAACGTATTCTGATGATCCTTTGAGAATGATGAGAGCAGTTCGTTTTGCTTCAACTTTAGGCTTCACAATTGAAGAAAATTCTTTAGAAGCCATCAAGCAGGAAGCGGAAAGAATTAAGATTGTTTCTATGGAAAGAATCATGGTGGAATTCAATAAAATCATGGTGTCTGAAAAACCTTCTGTAGGATTAAAATTAATGGAGCAAACAGGGCTTTTAAAGCTTATTATTCCTGAATTAATTGAACTGAAAGGAGTTGAAGAAGTTGAAGGACAGACTCACAAAGATAACTTCTATCACACTCTTGAGGTAGTGGATAATATTTCTGTGAATACTGATAACCTTTGGCTGCGTTGGGCTGCATTACTTCACGATATAGGAAAAGCACCTACGAAAAAATTTGTAGAAGGTACAGGATGGACATTTCACGGGCATGAATTCTTAGGCTCCAAAATGGTAAAAACTCTTTTCCAGAGATTGAAACTCCCTTTGGGAAGCGATATGAAATATGTTCAGAAGATGGTAAAACTGTCTTCCAGACCTATTGCTCTGATTACCGACGATGCTTCAGATTCTGCACTAAGAAGGCTTTTATTTGATGCCGGAGAAAATCTTGAAGAACTGTTTACCCTTTGTAAGGCAGATATCACGACTAAAAACTCTAAAAAGCAGGAAAAATTCAAGAAAAATTTTGAATATGTAGCCGTTAAGATCAAAGAAGTAGAGGAAAAAGATCAGGTAAGAAACTTTCAGCCTCCTATTACCGGAGAAGAGATTATGGAAATGTTTAACCTTCAGCCGGGCCGTGAGATCGGTATTTTAAAGGAAAAAGTTAAAGAAGCAATCCTTGAAGGTGAAATTGCTAATGAAAAGGAAGAAGCAACAAAATTTGTGATCACTGAAGCCGAAAAGCTGGGATTAAAAATGAATTAA
- a CDS encoding TonB-dependent receptor plug domain-containing protein has translation MDIKRSLILFLSSYGCFLFGQEKAVDTIYIFDSQMNKVKQFHPVKTMHAEDVEKNSSNLSEVLRFQSSIYIKENGRGGTASPSFRGTTAQQTSFVWNGINVNSNFLGQGDVNNISLFGYDQIGIKAGGGSVTYGSGAIGGSIHLDNSLNFNQGFHGSLFSEAGSFNTFNNFVKGSYSNDKFSFKASGNYSISENAYEVNKEPRNYINLNGEYYNTNFNISAAYKLAPHHQISWISEWFNGQQHFPILFDRETETKYQTQNVRSLISWDWNKTRFNNSFKAAYTEENFQYFNDIDRPKFSSGIGRNYILKNDFNYFLTSKWNFNIIGEYQLNKGEGYGSGIDHISRNMGSIAGLIRYFPTTDLRFEAGIRQDFVGVTKSPLLFSFSGKWNALDWYNLGLSVSRNFRAPSFNDLYWRPGGNENLKPETSYQFELRNQFKAGDFKLSLVPYYMDIRDMIRWLPTSFGYYSPVNTEHVRSYGVEAQAEFAKRFGKHFLNVGLGYAYTNSQDLEKKKQLMYVPFHKFTGNIDYQYEFIKVYAQGLFTGLTYTDSNEKKSEALKEYFVINAGVGATFLKNYTLGFKMNNIFNQTYYTMFAYPLPGRNYSVNLNINF, from the coding sequence ATGGATATAAAAAGATCTCTAATACTATTTTTGTCATCTTATGGCTGTTTTCTTTTCGGACAGGAGAAAGCTGTAGATACTATTTATATTTTCGACAGCCAGATGAACAAGGTGAAACAATTTCACCCTGTGAAAACAATGCATGCTGAAGATGTTGAAAAAAACTCCAGCAATCTTTCCGAAGTATTAAGATTTCAGTCTTCCATTTATATTAAAGAAAACGGACGTGGTGGAACTGCCTCACCATCATTTAGAGGTACTACTGCTCAACAGACTTCTTTTGTTTGGAATGGAATTAATGTTAATTCCAATTTTCTAGGGCAAGGAGATGTGAACAATATTTCCCTATTCGGATATGACCAGATCGGAATAAAAGCAGGGGGAGGAAGTGTGACTTATGGTTCCGGCGCTATTGGAGGGAGTATTCACCTGGACAACAGCCTTAATTTCAATCAAGGTTTTCACGGCAGTCTATTTTCTGAAGCTGGGTCTTTTAATACCTTTAATAATTTTGTTAAAGGCTCATACAGCAATGATAAATTCAGTTTTAAGGCTTCAGGAAATTATTCTATCAGTGAGAATGCTTATGAGGTGAATAAAGAACCCCGGAATTATATAAACCTTAACGGAGAATATTACAACACAAATTTTAATATTTCAGCTGCTTATAAATTAGCTCCACATCATCAGATTTCATGGATTTCTGAATGGTTTAATGGTCAACAGCATTTTCCAATCTTATTTGACAGAGAAACGGAAACAAAATATCAGACTCAAAATGTAAGAAGCCTAATTTCCTGGGACTGGAATAAGACCCGCTTTAATAACTCTTTTAAAGCAGCTTATACGGAAGAAAATTTCCAGTATTTTAATGATATAGACAGACCTAAATTCAGTAGTGGAATTGGAAGGAATTATATTCTGAAGAATGATTTCAATTATTTTCTTACCTCAAAGTGGAACTTCAATATCATTGGAGAATACCAACTTAATAAAGGTGAAGGTTATGGTTCAGGAATAGACCATATCAGTAGAAATATGGGGTCCATTGCTGGATTGATAAGATATTTTCCTACCACTGATTTACGTTTTGAAGCAGGAATAAGACAGGATTTCGTTGGAGTGACTAAGTCGCCTCTTTTATTTTCTTTTTCAGGAAAATGGAATGCTTTAGATTGGTATAATCTGGGATTAAGTGTTTCAAGGAATTTCAGAGCTCCTTCTTTCAATGATTTGTATTGGAGACCGGGTGGAAATGAAAATTTAAAACCGGAAACTTCTTATCAGTTTGAATTGAGAAACCAATTTAAAGCTGGTGATTTTAAACTCTCTCTGGTTCCTTATTATATGGATATCAGAGATATGATAAGATGGCTTCCTACTTCTTTTGGATATTATAGTCCTGTAAATACTGAGCATGTAAGATCTTATGGAGTAGAAGCTCAAGCAGAATTTGCTAAACGCTTTGGAAAACATTTTCTGAATGTAGGTTTAGGATATGCCTATACAAATTCTCAGGATCTTGAAAAGAAGAAACAGCTGATGTATGTGCCATTTCATAAGTTTACCGGAAATATTGATTATCAGTATGAATTTATAAAAGTATATGCTCAGGGATTGTTTACCGGACTTACCTATACAGATTCCAATGAGAAGAAAAGTGAGGCGCTGAAAGAATATTTTGTTATAAATGCTGGTGTTGGGGCTACGTTTTTAAAGAATTATACTTTGGGCTTTAAGATGAATAATATTTTCAATCAGACTTATTATACCATGTTTGCTTATCCGTTACCCGGAAGAAATTACAGTGTAAATTTAAATATCAACTTTTAA
- the pafA gene encoding alkaline phosphatase PafA — protein sequence MLRNISIAAATFLSVVTINAQKNKNSQLERPKLVVGLVVDQMRWDYLYRFYNKYGNDGFKRLLNTGYSLNNVHIPYVPTITALGHTCIYTGSVPAIHGIAGNDWTDKETGKGVYCTADDSVQPVGTTNTKTGSHSPKNLWSTTVTDELRLATNFQGKVVGVSLKDRASILPAGHTPNGAFWFDDSTGNFITSTWYMNDLPQWVKSFNSQNLPEKLVANGWNTLLPINQYTESAPDNSPWEGLLGSAKTPTFPYNDLAKDYQTKKDNIRYTPFGNTLTLKLAEASVEGEKLGGDNITDFLAINLASTDYAGHKFGPNSIEVEDVYIRLDQDLAQFFNYLDSKVGKGQYTVFLSADHGGAHSVGFLKEHKIPTGFFGEGAEKNLNQKLKDKFGADKLINAIDNYQIYFDRKVLADSKLELDDVRNFAVKELEKDPTVLYAVSVDRVSESSIPEPIKQRIINGINRQRSGDIQLISHDSMLPPYSKTGTTHSVWNSYDSHIPLIFMGWGVKQGESNKAYHMTDIAPTVSSLLKIQFPSGNVGNPITEVIGQ from the coding sequence ATGCTTAGGAACATTTCAATTGCGGCAGCTACTTTTTTGTCCGTAGTTACAATCAATGCACAGAAGAACAAAAATTCTCAATTGGAAAGACCCAAATTAGTAGTAGGTCTTGTAGTAGACCAGATGCGTTGGGATTATTTATACCGTTTTTACAACAAATATGGAAATGACGGTTTCAAAAGACTTTTGAATACCGGTTATTCTTTAAATAACGTACACATTCCTTATGTACCTACCATTACCGCTTTAGGACATACTTGTATTTATACAGGATCTGTACCTGCGATTCACGGAATTGCCGGAAATGACTGGACAGATAAAGAAACAGGTAAAGGTGTATATTGTACTGCCGATGACAGCGTTCAGCCAGTGGGGACAACCAATACCAAAACAGGAAGCCACTCACCTAAAAATCTTTGGTCAACTACAGTAACGGATGAGCTGAGGCTGGCAACAAATTTCCAAGGGAAAGTAGTCGGAGTTTCTTTAAAAGACAGAGCTTCTATTCTTCCTGCAGGTCATACACCAAACGGAGCTTTCTGGTTTGATGACAGTACAGGAAACTTTATTACCAGCACATGGTATATGAATGATCTTCCTCAGTGGGTAAAATCATTCAATTCTCAGAATTTACCGGAGAAATTGGTAGCTAATGGGTGGAATACTTTGCTCCCGATCAATCAATATACAGAAAGTGCACCAGACAATTCTCCTTGGGAAGGATTATTAGGTAGTGCAAAAACACCTACATTCCCTTACAATGATCTTGCAAAAGATTATCAAACCAAAAAAGATAATATTCGTTATACTCCTTTCGGAAATACGTTGACATTGAAGTTAGCAGAAGCTTCTGTAGAGGGAGAAAAATTGGGAGGTGATAATATTACAGACTTTTTAGCCATCAATTTGGCTTCTACGGATTATGCCGGGCATAAATTTGGACCGAACTCAATTGAAGTGGAAGATGTTTATATCAGATTAGATCAGGATTTAGCACAATTCTTCAATTATTTGGATTCAAAGGTTGGAAAAGGACAGTACACAGTGTTCCTTTCTGCTGACCATGGTGGAGCACACTCTGTAGGTTTTTTAAAAGAACATAAAATTCCTACGGGATTCTTTGGAGAAGGTGCTGAAAAGAACCTCAACCAAAAGCTGAAAGATAAATTCGGAGCTGATAAATTGATTAACGCTATTGATAACTATCAGATTTATTTCGATAGAAAAGTATTGGCAGACAGCAAACTTGAATTGGATGATGTAAGAAACTTCGCTGTTAAAGAACTGGAAAAAGATCCTACTGTTTTATATGCAGTTTCTGTAGACAGAGTGTCTGAATCAAGCATTCCTGAGCCAATCAAGCAAAGAATTATCAATGGAATCAACAGACAAAGAAGTGGGGATATTCAATTGATCTCTCACGACTCTATGCTTCCGCCATATTCTAAAACAGGAACTACTCATAGTGTATGGAACTCTTATGATTCACACATTCCGTTGATCTTTATGGGTTGGGGAGTGAAACAAGGTGAAAGCAATAAGGCTTATCACATGACGGATATTGCTCCTACAGTTTCTTCATTACTGAAAATTCAGTTCCCAAGTGGAAATGTTGGAAATCCAATTACAGAAGTTATAGGTCAATAA
- a CDS encoding VOC family protein, producing MIKFKYVILYVENVESAMNFYQNTFDAKIKFITPEKDYGELITGETTLSFASVALASSNIKKGFLLSKTEAKPFGIELGFVTDDVETLVEKAVKNGAILYQDIAVKPWGQKTAYIKDPNNYLVEICTEIQ from the coding sequence ATGATTAAGTTTAAATATGTCATTTTGTATGTAGAAAATGTAGAATCAGCAATGAATTTCTACCAAAATACTTTCGATGCAAAAATAAAATTCATTACTCCTGAAAAAGATTATGGAGAACTGATTACTGGAGAAACGACTCTTTCTTTTGCTTCCGTTGCTCTGGCCAGCTCCAATATTAAAAAGGGATTTCTCCTTTCCAAAACAGAAGCTAAACCTTTTGGGATTGAATTGGGATTTGTAACTGACGATGTAGAAACCTTAGTTGAAAAAGCTGTAAAAAACGGCGCCATTCTGTATCAAGATATTGCTGTAAAACCTTGGGGACAAAAGACTGCTTACATTAAAGATCCCAACAATTACCTTGTAGAAATCTGTACTGAAATTCAATAA
- a CDS encoding GNAT family N-acetyltransferase yields MEIKKLQKLTSNSGLEWGHNGYSTDIIYSVSSIEFSGTFELTLREKKLSYTKVWETNSDDIEELNTIIEKNSSFGAFADGELQGWIICEHRTWNNSFYIENILVNEKYRRQGLGILLIKSAIKEARNLNCRVIELETQNTNYPAIQFYRRMGFNITGVNTRLYNNSDEIALFMTLDIE; encoded by the coding sequence GTGGAAATTAAAAAACTACAAAAGCTGACTTCCAATTCTGGTTTAGAATGGGGACATAATGGATATTCAACAGATATCATCTACTCTGTTTCTTCAATAGAATTCAGTGGCACCTTTGAATTGACTCTGAGAGAAAAAAAATTATCCTACACTAAAGTATGGGAAACCAATTCTGATGATATCGAAGAACTCAATACAATCATTGAAAAAAATTCATCTTTCGGAGCTTTTGCAGATGGTGAACTTCAGGGCTGGATCATCTGTGAACACAGAACCTGGAACAATAGCTTCTATATCGAAAACATTCTTGTGAATGAAAAATACAGAAGACAGGGATTGGGAATCCTGCTGATTAAAAGCGCAATTAAAGAAGCCAGAAACCTTAACTGCCGGGTTATTGAACTGGAAACACAGAACACAAACTATCCTGCCATACAGTTTTATAGAAGAATGGGGTTTAATATCACCGGAGTAAATACAAGATTGTATAATAATTCCGATGAAATTGCTCTTTTTATGACATTGGATATAGAATAG
- a CDS encoding M28 family metallopeptidase, with translation MRKIIFTLFFIPVVFHAQQTVQQDTEILNYVSQVSTDSLKSHINSLVSFGTRHTMSSTTDSKRGIGAARKWVSKKFNDYAKNAAGRMEVFMQNQTIQPDGKRIDRPADLGNVIAIIHGTNPNDKRLFMMSGHLDSRVSDVMNNKDNAPGANDDGSGVAGLIESARILSKSKFPASIVFVAFSGEEQGLLGSKMLAEKAANEGWQLEGLLNNDMISNNLSSDTHLINTHQLRVFSEGLPQYELDKKAQEIRKFGLENDGESRQLARYIKEIGERYVDNLQVKLIYRNDRFLRGGDHTPFVDKGFSAVRLTEFNENFDHQHQDIRKENGVQYGDLPEFMDFEYFKKNVSVNIAVLANLAKSPSKPENVKIEVSKLTNFTDLSWEKPKSGEVAGYYVLLRETDAPMWQKKIFTKETVIKLPYSKDNYFFAIQAVNASGNESLIVLPKIK, from the coding sequence ATGAGAAAAATAATATTCACTTTGTTCTTTATTCCTGTTGTATTTCATGCTCAACAAACGGTTCAGCAGGATACTGAAATCCTCAATTATGTTTCACAGGTAAGTACAGATTCTCTGAAAAGTCATATCAATTCTTTGGTGAGCTTTGGAACAAGGCATACCATGAGTTCTACTACAGATTCCAAAAGAGGAATAGGAGCTGCGAGAAAATGGGTGTCGAAAAAATTCAATGACTATGCAAAAAACGCAGCTGGAAGAATGGAAGTCTTTATGCAGAATCAAACCATCCAGCCGGATGGAAAAAGAATAGACCGACCCGCTGATTTAGGAAATGTTATTGCCATTATTCATGGAACCAATCCTAATGATAAACGATTGTTTATGATGAGTGGACATCTGGATTCAAGGGTAAGTGATGTCATGAATAACAAAGACAATGCTCCGGGAGCCAATGATGATGGAAGTGGAGTAGCAGGACTTATAGAAAGTGCCAGAATATTGAGTAAATCTAAATTTCCGGCAAGTATTGTATTCGTCGCTTTTTCTGGAGAAGAACAAGGATTGCTGGGTTCTAAAATGCTGGCTGAGAAAGCAGCTAATGAAGGTTGGCAGTTGGAAGGTTTGTTGAATAATGACATGATTTCAAATAATCTCAGCAGTGATACTCATTTGATTAATACTCATCAGCTGAGGGTCTTTTCAGAAGGTCTGCCTCAATATGAGTTGGATAAAAAAGCTCAGGAGATTAGAAAATTCGGACTGGAAAATGATGGCGAATCGAGACAGCTGGCAAGATATATTAAAGAAATAGGTGAACGGTATGTAGATAATCTTCAGGTCAAATTAATCTACAGAAACGATCGTTTTTTGAGAGGTGGAGATCATACGCCTTTTGTTGATAAAGGATTTTCTGCTGTACGATTAACGGAATTCAATGAGAACTTCGATCATCAGCATCAGGATATCAGAAAAGAAAACGGAGTACAGTATGGAGACTTGCCTGAGTTTATGGACTTTGAGTATTTTAAAAAGAATGTAAGCGTAAATATTGCGGTTCTTGCAAATCTTGCAAAATCCCCTTCAAAACCTGAAAATGTAAAAATAGAAGTGAGTAAACTTACCAATTTTACAGATCTTTCCTGGGAAAAGCCTAAATCAGGAGAGGTAGCAGGATATTATGTATTGTTACGTGAAACGGATGCTCCTATGTGGCAGAAAAAAATATTTACCAAAGAAACTGTTATCAAGTTACCTTATTCTAAAGACAACTATTTCTTTGCCATACAAGCCGTAAACGCTTCCGGAAATGAAAGCTTGATCGTTTTGCCGAAAATAAAATAA
- a CDS encoding Crp/Fnr family transcriptional regulator, giving the protein MENLLTYIRSLTPFSDESWTLLQAALSEKQYKKNELILKEGEICQSLFYIDKGYCKSYYEIDGVTKNTDFFFENEIATNISSFGSGKPSEFNMMACEELHVVIFNKEILFKIAAQYIEIESLGRHCIRQIAYKQEEFSNLFKLYSAQERLEYLEKKHPEILQRVPLSQLASFLGVARETLSRIRKRRISQ; this is encoded by the coding sequence ATGGAAAACCTTCTTACCTATATCCGTTCTCTCACTCCATTTTCAGATGAAAGCTGGACATTACTTCAAGCTGCACTCTCCGAAAAACAATATAAAAAGAATGAACTGATCTTAAAGGAAGGCGAAATATGTCAATCATTATTTTACATTGATAAAGGATACTGTAAGTCTTATTACGAAATAGATGGTGTAACAAAAAACACTGATTTCTTTTTTGAAAATGAAATTGCTACCAATATCAGTAGTTTTGGCAGTGGAAAACCTTCGGAATTCAATATGATGGCTTGTGAAGAATTACATGTTGTTATCTTTAATAAAGAGATACTCTTTAAAATTGCAGCACAATACATTGAAATAGAGTCTCTGGGGCGCCATTGTATTCGACAAATTGCTTACAAACAGGAAGAGTTCTCCAACCTCTTCAAACTGTATTCAGCGCAGGAAAGACTTGAATATCTTGAAAAAAAACATCCAGAGATATTACAAAGAGTTCCGTTGTCCCAACTGGCTTCATTTCTGGGAGTAGCCAGAGAAACATTAAGCAGAATCAGGAAACGGAGAATTTCTCAATAA
- a CDS encoding putative glycolipid-binding domain-containing protein, whose amino-acid sequence MKTLIWQGIAFQSLEYFSLKENDKGSIVESRIIGYYESKMYTVDYQLIIDINWNIQEFIIKSEVNTVKNELTGRKLQDGWEINNVINPDFKEIPFIDISLTPFTNTLPINNLILAENDAQKIQVIYIDVLNNLVKPVTQQYTRIAPHTYHYDNLQTDFEADILVDDNGLVVNYPGLFEKIAEFS is encoded by the coding sequence ATGAAAACATTGATCTGGCAAGGAATTGCTTTTCAATCCCTGGAATATTTCAGTCTTAAAGAAAATGATAAAGGCTCAATCGTAGAATCAAGAATTATTGGTTACTATGAAAGTAAAATGTATACTGTAGATTATCAATTAATCATCGATATTAATTGGAATATCCAGGAATTTATCATCAAATCTGAAGTCAACACGGTTAAAAATGAATTAACCGGGAGAAAATTACAGGACGGCTGGGAGATCAACAATGTAATCAATCCCGATTTTAAAGAAATTCCCTTCATTGATATCTCATTAACTCCTTTTACGAATACCTTACCCATCAACAACCTTATATTGGCTGAAAACGATGCCCAGAAAATCCAGGTCATTTATATTGATGTTCTGAATAACCTGGTAAAACCGGTGACTCAGCAATATACCAGAATTGCTCCCCATACTTATCATTATGACAATCTTCAAACCGATTTTGAGGCTGACATTTTAGTCGATGATAATGGTTTGGTAGTCAATTATCCTGGATTATTTGAAAAAATTGCTGAATTTTCTTAA